A genomic stretch from Cryomorphaceae bacterium 1068 includes:
- the hemC gene encoding hydroxymethylbilane synthase — protein sequence MNNNKITIGSRGSDLALWQAYHIKSKLEGLRHEVEIKIIKTQGDIIQHLSFDKMEGKGFFTKEIEKELLDKTIDLAVHSFKDLETNYPDGLTIGAITDRANPRDVLLIRKEKTDTSQKWELKAGALVGTSSARRKVQLKKHRPDIRLDDIRGNVPTRVNKLRDGMFDAIVLAKAGLDRLEHDVSDLHVHVFDPTEFIPAPAQGALALQIRENDERMKEVMTKLNREDIATTTSIERRVLNLFEGGCQMPLGAYCLPSGNGEFELRAVMAESVNHRPVDVMLTGTDPEKLAQEAVAQLKSKALEGIS from the coding sequence GTGAACAACAATAAAATTACGATAGGATCCAGAGGCAGCGATTTAGCGCTTTGGCAGGCTTACCATATCAAGTCGAAGCTGGAAGGCCTCAGACATGAAGTGGAAATCAAGATAATTAAAACCCAAGGTGACATTATTCAGCACTTGAGTTTTGATAAGATGGAGGGTAAGGGTTTTTTCACGAAAGAAATTGAGAAGGAGCTTTTGGACAAAACCATCGACTTGGCGGTTCACTCATTCAAAGATTTAGAGACCAATTATCCGGATGGGTTGACTATCGGTGCGATCACTGATCGGGCAAATCCAAGAGACGTTTTACTCATTCGAAAAGAGAAAACAGACACTTCTCAGAAATGGGAATTGAAAGCGGGAGCTTTGGTTGGAACATCCAGCGCCCGAAGAAAGGTGCAATTGAAAAAGCATCGTCCCGATATTCGCTTGGACGATATTCGCGGAAACGTGCCCACCCGTGTCAATAAACTGCGCGATGGTATGTTCGATGCGATCGTTTTGGCCAAAGCAGGACTCGATCGCTTGGAGCACGACGTGAGTGATCTACATGTGCACGTTTTTGATCCCACTGAGTTTATTCCCGCTCCTGCTCAAGGTGCCCTAGCCCTGCAAATCCGCGAGAACGACGAGCGGATGAAGGAAGTGATGACCAAGCTCAATCGAGAAGATATCGCTACGACTACGTCCATTGAGCGACGTGTGCTCAACCTTTTTGAAGGTGGCTGTCAGATGCCATTGGGTGCTTATTGTTTGCCTTCCGGTAATGGGGAATTTGAGTTGCGCGCCGTTATGGCTGAATCGGTTAATCACAGGCCCGTCGACGTGATGCTGACAGGTACCGATCCCGAAAAGCTGGCTCAGGAAGCCGTAGCTCAGCTAAAGTCCAAAGCCCTTGAAGGTATTTCTTAG
- a CDS encoding uroporphyrinogen-III synthase: MKVFLSRNKPSEALVIHAQKLAWELTWFSCIRKSLITREGPPEADWIFFYSPSAVEMFFENFGDYRAKWAALGEGTARIFRERGIEPDFVGKSPDTSQVMREFKGIISAEERVVQARGETSFERLREVLKAEQIIDWPFYRSEPKNEIPSVEADVYIFTSPSNAEAYLAKQTLPDKVVAVVFGESTKSALQAKSSILILVTDEPGEESSIQRIEAHLEGL; this comes from the coding sequence TTGAAGGTATTTCTTAGTCGAAATAAGCCAAGCGAAGCCCTAGTCATTCACGCCCAAAAATTAGCTTGGGAACTTACCTGGTTTTCCTGTATTCGAAAGAGTCTAATTACAAGAGAAGGACCTCCTGAAGCGGATTGGATATTCTTCTACAGCCCGTCTGCAGTAGAAATGTTCTTCGAAAATTTCGGAGATTATCGAGCCAAATGGGCGGCTTTGGGTGAGGGTACGGCACGCATCTTTCGAGAGCGAGGAATTGAGCCCGATTTCGTAGGAAAATCGCCCGACACTTCTCAGGTGATGAGAGAGTTCAAGGGAATAATTTCTGCAGAAGAGCGAGTGGTTCAAGCCAGGGGAGAGACCAGCTTTGAGCGCTTGCGAGAAGTGCTGAAAGCCGAGCAAATCATCGATTGGCCGTTTTATCGTTCTGAGCCGAAGAATGAGATTCCCTCGGTCGAAGCAGATGTCTACATTTTCACTTCACCGTCTAACGCGGAGGCTTATTTGGCCAAACAAACTTTGCCCGATAAAGTGGTTGCAGTCGTTTTTGGCGAAAGCACAAAATCCGCTCTTCAAGCGAAGTCAAGCATTCTAATACTTGTGACGGATGAACCAGGAGAGGAAAGCTCCATTCAACGAATTGAAGCTCATCTCGAGGGTTTATAG